Proteins encoded within one genomic window of Jiangella mangrovi:
- a CDS encoding AAA family ATPase, producing MNADRKRGGLPVWRHSVGLTGRHAERELLDQLVAAVTHAGESRALVIHGEAGVGKTALLDHLAAHAPGCRVVRGAGVQSEMELAFAGLHQLCGPLLDRLEHLPQPQADALRTVFGLRTGPAPDRFLVGLAVLGLLSEVAQERPLVCLVDDEQWLDHASAQVLAFVARRLGAESVGLVFAARVLSRDLDRLPALPLAGLPDDDARALLEGALAGPIDEHVCDQIVAETRGNPLALLELPRGLTVGEVAGGYGLPGAVASEGGLEETFRRRVEALPGRIRQLLVVAAADPTGDPALVCRAAGRLGIGPGAAAAAGDAGVAEFGTRVRFRHPLARSAVYRSASPEDRRAAHGALADATDEHVDPDRRAWHRAQAAPGPDEDVAAELERSAGRAQARGGFAAEGAFLKQSALLTQSPKRRAGRALAAAQALINAGAVDDVRDLLTMAESGRLDDGQQATVDLLRAQLAFVTSRGGDAPALLVTAARRLEPIDTGRARATYTDALLAAIFAGRLAGSGGSVLEVARAAGAAPRPQHPSRVPDLLLEGTAAGLHTGYAAGVPALRRALAGFPTDLTAGEQLRLMYLANITAVRLWDDEQWELLSARYLDLVRGTGALGELPLAITARAPALLLAGDLTGAAALTDELEAVKEATGSGIAPYGAMGLAALRGDTAEAADLVAATIDDATRRGEGIGLVFTGWAEALLYNGLGRFDEALAAGLRATAYDEDLAGLNWVLPELIEAAARCGTTAVASGACAQLAEMADATRTDWSLGTQARAQALLSTGEAAERLYREAVARFGRTRLRVDLARAHLLYGEWLRRERRRREAREQLRRAHDLFESMGATAFAERAWRELLATGVSARKRTVAERPEDLTAQETQIAVLARDGLSNPEIGTRLFLSPHTVQYHLRKVFAKLDVTSRSQLDRVLPSDPPVDSR from the coding sequence GTGAACGCTGACCGGAAGCGCGGGGGGCTCCCCGTCTGGCGGCACTCCGTGGGCCTGACCGGTCGTCACGCCGAACGCGAGCTGCTCGACCAGCTGGTGGCGGCCGTCACGCACGCCGGCGAGAGCCGGGCGCTGGTGATCCACGGCGAGGCGGGCGTGGGCAAGACCGCGCTGCTGGACCACCTGGCCGCGCACGCGCCGGGCTGCCGAGTGGTGCGCGGCGCCGGCGTCCAGTCCGAGATGGAGCTGGCCTTCGCCGGCCTGCACCAGTTGTGCGGACCACTGCTCGACCGTCTTGAACACCTGCCACAGCCGCAGGCCGATGCACTGCGGACCGTGTTCGGCCTGCGAACCGGCCCGGCGCCGGATCGCTTCCTCGTCGGGCTGGCCGTCCTCGGGCTGCTGTCGGAGGTTGCGCAGGAACGCCCGCTGGTGTGCCTGGTCGACGACGAGCAGTGGCTCGATCACGCCTCCGCGCAGGTCCTGGCGTTCGTCGCCCGGAGGCTCGGCGCGGAGTCGGTCGGCCTCGTCTTCGCCGCGCGGGTCCTCAGCCGCGACCTGGACCGGCTGCCTGCCCTGCCGCTCGCCGGGCTGCCGGACGACGATGCCCGCGCGCTGCTCGAGGGAGCGCTCGCCGGGCCGATCGACGAGCACGTGTGCGACCAGATCGTGGCCGAGACGCGGGGCAACCCGCTGGCGCTGCTCGAGCTGCCGCGTGGCCTGACCGTGGGCGAGGTGGCCGGCGGCTACGGCTTGCCGGGCGCGGTGGCGTCGGAGGGTGGCCTCGAGGAGACATTCCGGCGGCGGGTCGAGGCGCTTCCGGGGCGGATCCGCCAGCTGCTCGTCGTGGCGGCTGCCGACCCGACCGGCGACCCCGCGTTGGTGTGCCGGGCGGCCGGACGGCTCGGCATCGGGCCGGGGGCCGCGGCCGCGGCGGGCGACGCCGGCGTCGCGGAGTTCGGTACCCGGGTGCGGTTCCGCCATCCGCTCGCACGGTCCGCGGTCTACCGGTCGGCGAGCCCGGAGGACCGACGCGCCGCGCACGGCGCCCTGGCCGACGCCACCGACGAGCACGTCGACCCGGACCGGCGGGCATGGCATCGGGCACAGGCGGCCCCCGGGCCGGACGAGGACGTCGCCGCCGAGCTGGAGCGATCGGCCGGCCGCGCCCAGGCACGCGGCGGCTTCGCCGCGGAAGGCGCCTTCTTGAAGCAGTCGGCGCTGCTGACACAGTCGCCGAAGCGGCGGGCCGGACGGGCGCTCGCCGCAGCACAGGCGCTGATCAACGCGGGCGCCGTCGATGACGTGCGCGACCTGCTGACGATGGCCGAGTCGGGCCGGCTCGACGACGGCCAGCAGGCCACCGTCGACCTGCTGCGCGCGCAGCTCGCCTTCGTCACCAGTCGCGGCGGCGATGCCCCGGCACTGCTGGTGACGGCGGCCCGACGGCTGGAGCCCATCGACACCGGGCGGGCGCGCGCGACCTACACGGACGCCCTGCTCGCGGCGATCTTCGCCGGCCGCTTGGCCGGCTCCGGCGGCAGCGTCCTCGAGGTCGCCCGGGCAGCCGGCGCGGCGCCGAGACCTCAGCACCCGTCACGCGTTCCCGACCTCCTGCTCGAGGGCACGGCGGCCGGCCTGCACACGGGGTACGCGGCCGGGGTCCCCGCCCTGCGCCGGGCCCTGGCGGGATTCCCCACCGACCTGACCGCCGGCGAGCAGCTGCGACTCATGTACCTGGCGAACATCACCGCCGTGCGGCTCTGGGACGACGAGCAGTGGGAGCTGCTCTCCGCCCGCTACCTCGACCTCGTACGCGGGACCGGAGCGCTCGGCGAGCTCCCGCTCGCGATCACCGCACGGGCCCCGGCGCTGCTGCTGGCCGGTGACCTGACCGGCGCGGCGGCGCTGACGGACGAACTCGAGGCGGTCAAGGAGGCGACCGGGAGCGGCATCGCGCCCTACGGCGCGATGGGACTGGCCGCGTTGCGTGGCGACACAGCTGAGGCTGCCGATCTGGTCGCCGCCACCATCGACGACGCGACCCGACGCGGCGAGGGCATCGGCCTGGTCTTCACCGGCTGGGCCGAGGCGCTGCTGTACAACGGCCTCGGCCGGTTCGACGAGGCGCTGGCGGCCGGCCTGCGCGCCACCGCGTACGACGAGGACCTCGCCGGCCTGAACTGGGTGCTGCCCGAGCTGATCGAGGCGGCGGCCCGATGCGGGACGACCGCGGTCGCGTCCGGCGCATGTGCACAGCTCGCTGAGATGGCCGACGCCACTCGGACGGACTGGAGCCTGGGAACCCAGGCGAGAGCGCAGGCGCTCCTGAGCACGGGCGAGGCGGCGGAGCGGCTGTACCGCGAGGCCGTCGCCCGATTCGGACGCACCCGCCTGCGCGTCGACCTCGCCCGTGCGCACCTGCTGTACGGAGAGTGGCTGCGCCGCGAACGCCGCCGCCGCGAGGCTCGCGAGCAGCTGCGCCGCGCCCACGACCTGTTCGAGTCCATGGGCGCGACCGCGTTCGCCGAGCGGGCGTGGCGCGAGCTGCTGGCGACCGGCGTGAGTGCCCGCAAACGCACTGTCGCCGAACGGCCTGAGGACCTGACGGCCCAGGAGACGCAGATCGCCGTTCTCGCGCGTGACGGCCTCTCGAACCCCGAGATCGGCACCCGGTTGTTCCTCAGCCCGCACACCGTGCAGTACCACCTGCGCAAGGTCTTCGCCAAGCTGGATGTCACGTCACGCAGCCAGCTCGATCGTGTCCTCCCGAGCGACCCGCCGGTCGACAGTCGTTGA
- a CDS encoding NAD-dependent epimerase/dehydratase family protein — translation MKVLVTGGAGFIGGHVVDQLVGDGAEVVVLDSLVAHSEPPSHLPDAVDLRVADLRDPDAVAHASGDVDAVCHQAARVGLGVDLDDVADYVSDNDLGTAVLLRALWRRRFTGRLVVASSMVVYGEGRYRCPAHGVVTPGPRSGADLDAGRFEPPCPRCGAALSWDRVTEDAAPDPRNVYAATKLHTEQLAFVYGRETGAPVCALRYHNVYGPRMPRDTPYAGVASIFRSALAAGAAPRVFEDGGQVRDFVHAGDVARANVLALGSAWTGPVNVASGEPHTILEMATALCAAFGPDAPAPVVTGEYRLGDVRHVVASPERAAEVLGFEARTSFVAGMAEFAHAPLRR, via the coding sequence ATGAAGGTGCTGGTGACCGGCGGCGCCGGGTTCATCGGGGGGCACGTCGTCGACCAGCTGGTCGGCGACGGGGCCGAGGTCGTCGTCCTCGACTCGCTCGTCGCGCACAGCGAGCCTCCGTCGCACCTGCCGGACGCTGTCGACCTGCGGGTCGCCGACCTGCGCGACCCCGACGCCGTCGCCCACGCCTCCGGTGACGTCGACGCCGTCTGCCACCAGGCCGCCCGGGTCGGCCTCGGGGTCGACCTCGACGACGTCGCCGACTACGTGTCCGACAACGACCTCGGCACCGCGGTACTGCTGCGCGCGCTGTGGCGGCGCCGCTTCACCGGCAGGCTCGTCGTCGCGTCGTCCATGGTCGTCTACGGCGAGGGCCGCTACCGCTGCCCGGCGCACGGCGTGGTGACGCCGGGTCCGCGGTCCGGCGCCGACCTCGACGCGGGCCGGTTCGAGCCGCCCTGCCCGCGGTGCGGCGCAGCCCTGTCCTGGGACCGCGTGACCGAGGACGCCGCGCCGGACCCACGCAACGTCTACGCCGCGACGAAGCTGCACACCGAGCAGCTGGCCTTCGTGTACGGCCGCGAGACCGGCGCACCGGTCTGCGCCCTGCGCTACCACAACGTGTACGGCCCGCGGATGCCGCGCGACACCCCCTACGCCGGCGTGGCCAGCATCTTCCGCAGCGCACTGGCCGCCGGCGCGGCTCCGCGCGTCTTCGAGGACGGCGGCCAGGTGCGCGACTTCGTCCACGCCGGCGACGTCGCCCGGGCCAACGTCCTGGCGCTCGGGTCGGCGTGGACCGGCCCGGTGAACGTCGCCAGCGGCGAGCCGCACACGATCCTCGAGATGGCGACGGCGCTGTGCGCGGCGTTCGGGCCGGACGCACCGGCGCCGGTCGTCACCGGCGAGTACCGCCTCGGCGACGTCCGCCACGTCGTCGCCTCACCCGAACGCGCCGCCGAGGTGCTCGGCTTCGAGGCCCGCACCTCCTTCGTGGCCGGCATGGCCGAGTTCGCCCACGCCCCGCTCCGGAGGTGA
- a CDS encoding response regulator transcription factor, with amino-acid sequence MDPGPGQRVLVVDDDPALSEVVGRYLRRDGFEVDYAADGTTGLAKALDTLPDLIVLDLMLPGLDGLEVCRRLRLVAPIPVVMLTALGEENDRIAGLEIGADDYVTKPFSPRELSARVKAVLRRAAAGAVTPSTAARGLTGAGCEVDLVAHQVRRNGDLVALTTKEFDLLVHFMTNPGRAYRREELLEAVWGWRFGDTSTVTVHLRRLREKIEDDASAPQHLLTVRGVGYRFEP; translated from the coding sequence ATGGATCCCGGACCGGGCCAGCGCGTGCTGGTGGTGGACGACGACCCGGCGCTGTCCGAGGTGGTCGGCCGGTACCTGCGCCGCGACGGCTTCGAGGTCGACTACGCCGCCGACGGCACCACCGGCCTGGCGAAGGCCCTCGACACCCTGCCCGACCTCATCGTGCTCGACCTCATGCTGCCCGGCCTCGACGGCCTCGAGGTCTGCCGCCGGCTGCGCCTCGTCGCGCCCATCCCCGTCGTCATGCTCACCGCGCTCGGCGAGGAGAACGACCGCATCGCCGGCCTCGAGATCGGCGCCGACGACTACGTCACCAAACCGTTCTCGCCCCGCGAGCTGTCCGCCCGGGTCAAGGCCGTCCTGCGGCGCGCGGCGGCCGGCGCCGTCACGCCGTCGACCGCGGCACGGGGGCTGACCGGCGCCGGCTGCGAGGTCGACCTGGTCGCCCACCAGGTGCGCCGCAACGGCGACCTCGTCGCCCTCACGACCAAGGAGTTCGATCTGCTCGTGCACTTCATGACGAATCCCGGCCGGGCGTACCGGCGCGAGGAACTGCTCGAGGCGGTGTGGGGCTGGCGCTTCGGCGACACCTCCACCGTGACCGTCCACCTGCGGCGGCTGCGCGAGAAGATCGAGGACGACGCGTCCGCGCCGCAGCACCTGCTCACCGTCCGCGGCGTCGGCTACCGGTTCGAGCCATGA
- a CDS encoding MOSC domain-containing protein, which produces MTRSAGATLLSVNVGLPRRVAWNGTTVFTGIFKVPVPGPRKVRRLNIDGDGQGDLGGHGGEQRAVLVYQRDSYDHWARHFGRDDLTPGSFGENFTVDGLADDEVCIGDRYRIGTAEFEVTQPRVTCFRVGMRLGEPQLPALLVGHRRPGFYLRVITEGEVGAGDPIVRTRTGRHRLTVAATDALLYLPGRDADTLRKAVDIPALSPGWQQSFRDLLTGDLSTATTLGPTIGTEPAWDGFRAMTVARVVRETPTVSSFHLRADGDGAEPALPGQYLTLRLRDRAEDAATIRSYSISAQPSAGTYRITVRRDERGRGSRFLHDNVRAGSSVDVAAPRGEFVLRQSGEPVVLASAGVGATPLMAMLHELADGGSTGPVWWVHVARGPEDHLFAAEAGDLLDRLPGARRVTFYTRSTAVPATGTTLHGRPDGERLALLGLPATARAYLCGPGSFVADLTTTLVRLGLAPDRIHSELFGALAPINPGVVDRPVEAPHQPAEPGTGPAVTFARSGLTTRWRDGDRSLLDLAEACAIPTRWSCRTGVCHTCATPVISGTPTYGPEPLEPPPPGQVLLCCAQPVDDLVVDA; this is translated from the coding sequence ATGACCCGGAGCGCCGGCGCCACGCTGCTCTCGGTGAACGTCGGCCTGCCGCGCCGGGTGGCGTGGAACGGGACGACGGTGTTCACGGGCATCTTCAAGGTGCCGGTGCCGGGCCCGCGGAAGGTGCGCCGGCTCAACATCGACGGCGACGGCCAGGGTGATCTGGGCGGTCACGGCGGCGAGCAGCGGGCGGTGCTGGTCTACCAGCGCGACTCCTACGACCACTGGGCCCGGCACTTCGGCCGCGACGACCTCACGCCCGGCTCGTTCGGCGAGAACTTCACCGTCGACGGGCTGGCGGACGACGAGGTGTGCATCGGCGACCGCTACCGCATCGGCACGGCGGAGTTCGAGGTCACCCAGCCCCGGGTCACCTGCTTCCGGGTCGGCATGCGTCTCGGTGAGCCGCAGCTGCCGGCGCTGCTGGTCGGCCACCGCCGGCCGGGCTTCTACCTCCGGGTGATCACCGAGGGCGAGGTCGGCGCCGGCGACCCGATCGTCAGGACCCGCACCGGCCGTCACCGCCTCACCGTCGCCGCCACCGACGCGCTGCTCTACCTCCCGGGCCGCGACGCGGACACGCTGCGCAAGGCCGTCGACATCCCGGCGCTGAGCCCCGGCTGGCAGCAGTCGTTCCGAGACCTGCTGACCGGCGACCTGTCGACCGCGACCACCCTCGGACCGACCATCGGGACGGAGCCGGCGTGGGACGGGTTCCGCGCGATGACCGTCGCGCGGGTGGTCCGCGAGACACCGACCGTGTCGTCGTTCCACCTGCGCGCCGACGGTGACGGCGCCGAACCCGCGCTGCCGGGCCAGTACCTCACTCTGCGGCTGCGCGACCGGGCCGAGGATGCGGCGACGATCCGAAGCTACTCGATCTCCGCACAGCCGAGCGCCGGCACGTATCGCATCACGGTCCGGCGCGACGAACGCGGCCGGGGCAGCAGGTTCCTCCACGACAACGTGCGGGCCGGGAGCAGCGTGGACGTCGCGGCGCCCCGGGGCGAGTTCGTGCTGCGGCAGAGCGGCGAGCCCGTCGTCCTGGCGTCCGCCGGCGTCGGCGCGACGCCCCTGATGGCCATGCTCCACGAACTCGCCGACGGCGGCAGCACCGGACCGGTGTGGTGGGTCCACGTCGCGCGCGGACCCGAGGACCACCTCTTCGCCGCGGAGGCCGGCGACCTGCTCGACCGGCTGCCCGGCGCACGCCGAGTGACCTTCTACACGCGGTCGACGGCGGTTCCGGCCACTGGGACGACGCTGCACGGCCGGCCGGACGGTGAACGGCTCGCGTTGCTGGGCCTGCCGGCCACGGCCCGCGCCTACCTCTGCGGACCGGGCAGCTTCGTCGCCGACCTCACCACCACGCTCGTCCGCCTCGGACTGGCGCCGGACCGCATCCACTCGGAGTTGTTCGGCGCCCTGGCGCCCATCAACCCCGGCGTCGTCGACCGGCCGGTCGAGGCGCCGCACCAGCCCGCCGAGCCCGGCACCGGACCCGCCGTCACCTTCGCCCGCAGCGGCCTCACCACGCGCTGGCGCGACGGTGACCGCTCGCTGCTCGACCTCGCCGAGGCGTGCGCCATCCCGACCCGCTGGTCCTGCCGCACCGGGGTCTGTCACACCTGCGCCACCCCCGTCATCTCCGGTACCCCCACCTACGGTCCCGAACCGCTCGAACCACCGCCACCCGGCCAGGTCCTGCTCTGCTGCGCCCAGCCGGTCGACGACCTCGTCGTCGACGCCTGA
- a CDS encoding glycosyltransferase has protein sequence MDVVLPVLDEGEAIPWVLGRMPAGYRPIVVDNGSTDGSAEVAAAAGATVVAEGRRGFGAACFAGLTAAASDVVCFMDCDASLDPRDLPLVADPVAAYEADLVLGARRGRAMPPHVRVANRYLAARVAAYTGARVSDIGPMRAARRTALLALGLVDRRSGWPLEMVLRAGRAGWRIAERPVPYRPRTGRSKVTGTVGGTARAVLDMRRQLAETRRLIREESR, from the coding sequence ATCGACGTCGTGCTGCCGGTGCTGGACGAGGGCGAGGCCATCCCGTGGGTGCTAGGCCGGATGCCCGCCGGCTACCGCCCCATCGTCGTCGACAACGGCTCCACCGACGGCTCGGCGGAGGTGGCCGCCGCGGCGGGCGCCACCGTCGTCGCCGAGGGGCGGCGCGGCTTCGGCGCCGCCTGCTTCGCGGGACTGACGGCCGCGGCCTCGGACGTGGTGTGCTTCATGGACTGCGACGCCTCCCTGGACCCCCGGGACCTGCCGCTGGTGGCCGATCCGGTCGCCGCGTACGAGGCGGACCTGGTGCTCGGGGCCCGGCGCGGGCGCGCCATGCCGCCGCACGTCCGGGTGGCCAACCGCTACCTCGCCGCCCGGGTGGCCGCATACACCGGTGCGCGCGTCAGCGACATCGGCCCGATGCGTGCGGCGCGACGGACCGCTCTGCTCGCCCTGGGCCTGGTGGACCGGCGCTCGGGCTGGCCGCTGGAGATGGTGCTGCGCGCGGGCCGCGCCGGCTGGCGGATCGCCGAGCGGCCGGTGCCGTACCGGCCGCGCACCGGGCGGAGCAAGGTCACCGGCACCGTGGGCGGCACCGCCCGCGCGGTGCTCGACATGCGGCGGCAGCTCGCCGAGACCCGCCGCCTGATCCGGGAGGAATCACGATGA
- a CDS encoding class I SAM-dependent methyltransferase, with protein MTVLMRGRDGWALPLALAEWAAPATAAERALLASLRGPVLDLGCGPGRLLVALAELGVPALGVDASAHAVDQARARGAAVLRHSVFDPLPGEGRWQSVLLLDGNVGIGGAPVALLRRVARLLAGDGRAVVEAAPPGAGSWTGEARLERDDEISGWFPWARVAADDLVRVATAAGLCVAGWHVTAGRWFARLRRPVA; from the coding sequence ATGACGGTGCTGATGCGCGGTCGCGACGGCTGGGCGCTGCCGCTCGCCCTGGCCGAGTGGGCCGCACCCGCGACCGCCGCGGAGCGGGCGCTGCTGGCGTCGCTGCGCGGGCCGGTCCTCGACCTCGGCTGCGGGCCCGGCCGGCTGCTGGTGGCGCTGGCGGAGCTCGGCGTCCCCGCCCTCGGCGTCGACGCCTCCGCGCACGCCGTCGACCAGGCTCGCGCCCGCGGCGCCGCGGTGCTGCGCCACTCCGTGTTCGACCCGCTGCCCGGCGAGGGGCGCTGGCAGAGCGTGCTGCTCCTCGACGGCAACGTCGGCATCGGCGGCGCTCCCGTGGCGCTGCTGCGCCGGGTCGCCCGGCTGCTCGCCGGCGACGGGCGGGCGGTGGTCGAGGCGGCGCCTCCCGGCGCGGGCTCCTGGACCGGCGAGGCCCGGCTGGAACGCGACGACGAGATCAGTGGCTGGTTCCCCTGGGCGCGGGTGGCCGCCGACGACCTGGTCCGGGTCGCGACGGCCGCGGGCCTGTGCGTGGCCGGCTGGCACGTGACGGCCGGACGCTGGTTCGCCCGGCTGAGGCGGCCGGTCGCATGA
- a CDS encoding sensor histidine kinase, with protein sequence MTRQVTTVSVLATGLVAAGVIAVAGGIPARDLVVLVAVTALASGVAVLAGATVLRRFRGRPVRAQALVVAVSSLLVTVAGVVAAALAMFISTHDLVALFIVVAVATAMAVGAALQLGEDIGTATLQVGHLARTMVDGGDGPASVTGPGELAVLAAELADVSRRLDESRRRERALEASRRELIAWVSHDLRSPLATIRAMAEALDDEVADDTATVQRYHRQIRGDAERLTVLVDDLFELSRINSGTVRLGPELVSIADAVAESLAGAASHASVKGVELVEELDDLPAAEVSAREFSRALNNLLDNAIRHTPAGGRVVVRSGHDDGGALLQVIDECGGIPEPDLDRVFDVAFRGDAARGRDAGGGGLGLAIARGLVEAHAGTVEVANHERGCRFTVRLPA encoded by the coding sequence ATGACCCGGCAGGTCACCACCGTCTCCGTCCTGGCCACGGGCCTGGTCGCCGCCGGCGTCATCGCCGTCGCGGGCGGCATCCCGGCGCGCGACCTCGTGGTCCTGGTGGCGGTGACGGCGCTCGCCTCGGGGGTGGCGGTCCTGGCCGGCGCCACCGTGCTGCGCCGGTTCCGCGGCCGGCCCGTGCGCGCCCAGGCGCTCGTGGTCGCGGTCTCGTCGCTGCTGGTGACGGTGGCCGGCGTCGTCGCCGCGGCGCTGGCGATGTTCATCTCGACCCACGACCTCGTCGCGCTGTTCATCGTCGTCGCGGTGGCGACGGCGATGGCCGTCGGAGCGGCGCTGCAGCTCGGCGAGGACATCGGTACCGCCACGTTGCAGGTCGGGCACCTCGCCCGCACCATGGTCGACGGCGGCGACGGGCCGGCGAGCGTCACCGGTCCGGGCGAGCTGGCCGTGCTCGCGGCGGAGCTCGCCGACGTCTCCCGCCGGCTGGACGAGTCGCGACGGCGCGAGCGGGCGCTGGAGGCGTCGCGGCGCGAGCTGATCGCCTGGGTGTCGCACGACCTGCGCAGCCCGCTGGCGACGATCCGGGCCATGGCCGAGGCGCTCGACGACGAGGTCGCCGACGACACCGCGACCGTTCAGCGCTACCACCGGCAGATCCGCGGCGACGCCGAGCGGCTCACCGTCCTGGTCGACGACCTCTTCGAGCTGTCCCGGATCAACAGCGGCACCGTCCGGCTCGGCCCGGAGCTGGTCTCCATCGCCGACGCCGTCGCCGAGTCGCTGGCCGGTGCCGCCTCGCACGCCTCGGTCAAGGGGGTGGAGCTGGTCGAGGAGCTCGACGACCTGCCGGCGGCGGAGGTGTCGGCGCGCGAGTTCTCCCGCGCGTTGAACAACCTGCTCGACAACGCGATCCGGCACACCCCCGCGGGCGGGCGGGTCGTCGTGCGCTCGGGCCACGACGACGGCGGCGCCCTGCTGCAGGTCATCGACGAGTGCGGCGGCATCCCGGAACCCGACCTGGACCGGGTGTTCGACGTCGCCTTCCGCGGCGACGCGGCGCGGGGCCGTGACGCGGGTGGCGGCGGGCTCGGCCTGGCGATCGCCCGCGGGCTGGTCGAGGCGCACGCCGGCACGGTCGAGGTGGCCAACCACGAGCGGGGCTGCCGGTTCACGGTCCGGCTCCCGGCGTGA
- a CDS encoding molybdopterin-dependent oxidoreductase, translating into MRPPRALEEARDDALRRPVHDARTAAILGIALGVCFLVCFLTGLYSHLQQHPVGWLPIPPRPASLYRVTQGLHVATGFATVPLLLAKLWSVYPRLFRWPPVTGVAHALERLMLVPLVCGAVFLLFSGVANVSRWYPWGFYFPAAHYWVAWITVGALVAHVGAKAAIARAALTRPGHPVAAAAPGTLGRRGFLGAVAVAAGVVTVTTAGQTVAPLRPLTLFAQRRPDIGSQGVPVNRSAVQAGVVDAAGDPSFRLRVTGAVNRPVELTAGELDRMARREAELPIACVEGWSASARWRGVPVADLLAAAGLEIDDGVTVRVESLQASGRYRASELNHLQVRDLDTMLAVALNGERLDLDHGFPCRLIAPNRAGVLQTKWVHELVVSRA; encoded by the coding sequence GTGAGGCCGCCGCGTGCGCTGGAGGAGGCCCGTGACGACGCGCTGCGCCGGCCGGTGCACGACGCCCGGACCGCGGCGATCCTGGGCATCGCGCTCGGCGTCTGCTTCCTGGTCTGCTTCCTGACCGGTCTGTACTCGCACCTGCAGCAGCACCCGGTGGGCTGGCTGCCCATCCCGCCGCGGCCCGCCTCGCTGTACCGGGTGACGCAGGGCCTGCACGTCGCGACGGGGTTCGCCACCGTGCCGCTGCTGCTGGCGAAGCTGTGGTCGGTGTACCCGCGGCTGTTCCGCTGGCCGCCGGTGACCGGGGTCGCGCACGCGCTCGAGCGGCTGATGCTCGTGCCGCTGGTCTGTGGCGCGGTGTTCCTGCTCTTCTCCGGGGTGGCGAACGTGTCGCGCTGGTACCCGTGGGGGTTCTACTTCCCGGCCGCCCACTACTGGGTCGCCTGGATCACCGTCGGCGCCCTGGTCGCGCACGTGGGCGCGAAGGCGGCGATCGCGCGAGCGGCGCTCACCAGGCCCGGTCATCCGGTGGCCGCCGCGGCCCCGGGCACGCTCGGGCGGCGCGGCTTCCTCGGAGCGGTCGCCGTCGCGGCCGGAGTCGTCACCGTCACGACCGCGGGCCAGACGGTGGCGCCGCTGCGGCCGCTGACACTGTTCGCCCAGCGCCGGCCCGACATCGGGTCGCAGGGCGTGCCGGTGAACCGCAGCGCCGTCCAGGCCGGTGTCGTCGACGCCGCGGGCGACCCGTCGTTCCGGCTGCGGGTCACCGGCGCCGTGAACCGGCCGGTCGAGCTCACCGCGGGGGAGCTCGACCGGATGGCGCGCCGCGAGGCCGAGCTGCCGATCGCCTGCGTCGAGGGCTGGAGCGCGTCGGCCCGGTGGCGCGGCGTGCCGGTCGCCGACCTGCTGGCGGCCGCGGGCCTCGAGATCGACGACGGCGTCACCGTGCGGGTGGAGTCGTTGCAGGCCAGTGGCCGGTACCGGGCGTCGGAGCTGAACCACCTGCAGGTCCGCGACCTCGACACGATGCTGGCCGTCGCGCTGAACGGCGAGCGGCTCGACCTCGACCACGGCTTCCCGTGCCGGCTGATCGCGCCGAACCGCGCCGGCGTCCTGCAGACGAAGTGGGTGCACGAGCTGGTGGTGAGTCGCGCATGA
- a CDS encoding DUF2064 domain-containing protein, which produces MNSTHVLVVAKEPVPGRVKTRLCPPLDPAEAARVAEAALADTLDAVARCGAERRIVALDGRPGPWLPAGFEVVPQVRGPLGARLAAAWRHAGGPGVQIGMDTPQVTPSLLDEALARLVGGGARTALLGPAEDGGWWALGLRRWWRGVFDGVPMSTAHTGVRQAERLRSLGLTVTTLPVLRDLDTAADAVAVAAAAPDSRTAAVVRSLLAGAEPR; this is translated from the coding sequence GTGAACTCCACCCACGTGCTCGTGGTCGCGAAGGAGCCGGTCCCCGGCCGCGTCAAGACCCGGCTCTGCCCGCCGCTGGACCCGGCCGAGGCGGCTCGGGTCGCCGAGGCGGCCCTCGCCGACACCCTGGACGCCGTCGCCCGTTGTGGCGCCGAGCGGCGCATCGTCGCCCTCGACGGCCGGCCCGGTCCGTGGCTCCCGGCCGGTTTCGAGGTGGTCCCTCAGGTGCGTGGCCCGCTCGGTGCCCGGCTCGCGGCGGCCTGGCGGCACGCCGGTGGTCCCGGCGTGCAGATCGGGATGGACACGCCGCAGGTCACGCCGTCGTTGCTGGACGAGGCCCTGGCCCGGCTCGTCGGCGGGGGCGCCCGCACGGCGCTGCTGGGGCCGGCCGAGGACGGCGGCTGGTGGGCCCTCGGGCTGCGGCGGTGGTGGCGCGGTGTCTTCGACGGCGTGCCCATGAGCACGGCGCACACCGGAGTCCGTCAGGCCGAGCGGCTGCGCTCGCTGGGCCTGACGGTCACGACGCTGCCGGTGCTGCGCGACCTCGACACGGCGGCCGACGCGGTCGCCGTCGCCGCCGCCGCTCCGGACTCGCGGACCGCCGCCGTGGTGCGGTCGCTGCTGGCGGGGGCGGAACCGCGGTGA